In Planctomycetota bacterium, a single window of DNA contains:
- a CDS encoding PfkB family carbohydrate kinase — translation MSLLVTGSLGIDTIETPAGRRDNVIGGSATYFAYGASFFTPVRLVGAVGEDWPTDMKDVYAGRPVDLEGLEVRQGSKSFRWHGSYVDDLNNAESIQTDLNILAEDAPKIPDSYLDSEFVFLANTHPALQADMQSKLKNVRLSVADTMNLWITEFNADLRKLLEQIDGLVLNDGEARLLTGEKNMVAAAGEVLKMGPKFTVIKKGEHGCLMAWKHADSKTPTDVRTFVLPAYPTDKVVDPTGAGDTFASGMMGYLATQRSLSPATIKRALAFGTVVASYTIADFSLDALQATSREAIDTRYEKLKAAMSF, via the coding sequence CGAAACCCCCGCGGGCCGACGCGACAACGTCATCGGCGGCAGCGCGACGTACTTCGCGTACGGCGCCAGCTTCTTCACGCCCGTCCGCCTCGTCGGTGCCGTCGGTGAGGACTGGCCGACCGACATGAAGGACGTCTACGCGGGCCGACCTGTCGATCTGGAAGGCCTCGAGGTTCGCCAGGGCAGCAAGAGCTTCCGCTGGCACGGCAGCTACGTCGATGACCTCAACAACGCCGAGTCGATCCAGACCGACCTCAACATCCTGGCCGAGGATGCGCCCAAGATTCCCGACAGTTACCTCGACAGCGAATTCGTCTTCCTGGCCAACACGCACCCGGCCCTGCAAGCCGACATGCAGTCGAAACTCAAGAACGTCCGCCTGAGCGTCGCGGACACGATGAACCTCTGGATCACCGAGTTCAACGCCGACCTCCGCAAGCTTCTCGAGCAAATCGATGGCCTGGTCCTCAACGACGGTGAGGCGCGCCTGCTGACCGGTGAAAAGAACATGGTCGCCGCCGCGGGCGAGGTGCTGAAGATGGGGCCGAAGTTCACGGTCATCAAGAAGGGCGAGCACGGCTGCCTGATGGCCTGGAAGCACGCCGACTCCAAGACGCCCACCGACGTCCGCACCTTCGTCCTGCCGGCCTATCCGACTGACAAGGTGGTCGACCCCACGGGTGCCGGCGACACCTTCGCCAGCGGCATGATGGGCTACCTCGCCACGCAGCGATCGCTTTCACCCGCGACGATCAAGCGGGCCTTGGCCTTCGGCACCGTCGTCGCCAGCTACACCATCGCCGACTTCAGCCTCGACGCCCTCCAGGCCACGAGCCGCGAGGCCATCGACACCCGCTACGAAAAGCTCAAGGCGGCGATGAGTTTCTAG